A DNA window from Oncorhynchus tshawytscha isolate Ot180627B linkage group LG13, Otsh_v2.0, whole genome shotgun sequence contains the following coding sequences:
- the LOC112265691 gene encoding ADP-ribosylation factor-like protein 14 has protein sequence MGLHGSKHPHQAQIVMLGLDGSGKSTLLYKLKYNESVITVPTVGFNVEMLETEARGPGLTVWDVGGQQRMRPHWKHHYPGTEALVFVVDSWDRRRLDEAKKELHQVLRSGSLKSLPLVVLANKQDLPGAASPQEITHRLDLRRVCGNRDWFVQPCSGRTGVDLEEGFRRVAYMLKTSLKQTKADIKNTVKQLKPKAITMMTKTQGLGCS, from the exons ATGGGACTGCATGGGTCTAAACACCCTCATCAGGCTCAGATTGTGATGCTGGGCCTGGACGGCTCGGGGAAGTCCACCCTGCTCTACAAGCTCAAGTACAACGAGTCTGTCATCACCGTGCCCACCGTGGGCTTCAACGTGGAGATGCTGGAGACGGAGGCGAGGGGTCCGGGGTTGACCGTGTGGGACGTGGGAGGCCAGCAGAGGATGAGGCCCCACTGGAAGCACCACTACCCAGGCACGGAGGCCCTGGTGTTTGTGGTGGACAGCTGGGACCGCAGGCGTTTGGATGAGGCAAAGAAAGAGCTTCATCAG GTGCTGAGGAGCGGGAGTCTAAAAAGCCTTCCTCTGGTGGTGCTGGCCAATAAGCAGGACCTCCCCGGGGCAGCAAGCCCACAGGAGATCACCCACAGGTTGGACCTGAGAAGGGTATGTGGAAATAGGGATTGGTTTGTCCAGCCGTGCTCTGGGAGGACTGGTGTGGACCTGGAGGAAGGCTTCAGAAGGGTTGCCTATATGTTGAAGACTTCACTAAAGCAGACTAAGGCGGATATAAAGAACACAGTAAAACAACTGAAACCCAAAGCCATTACGATGATGACCAAGACACAAGGCCTGGGCTGCAGCTAA